AATTTTATACCGTTATAGGGAAATCGACGGTTAAGTGAATTTAtctaagtttaatttaaattatgtatCGATAAGACGCTGACCCATAAACAAGTTTGTTGGATATGACAACTGCTATTTAATAATTACACATGgtaatcaaagcgcttaaagcttTGAAAGGCTGTCGAACTGCTTCGTTTGGTGAGTGTAGTCATGTAACGCCGAATGGAACGGAAAAGTGTGTGAAGATATCCCATATTGTCTCAGTAATTACAGCCCAGAGTCTAGAGCAAACTGCAAAtggatttttttcataaaacattcattttgatgCAGCTCcgtatttgttcattttgttcaCAAGAACGCCGTAAAACTTTATCCGTGGCAGTGAAATTATCGCTCAATAATAGTGAAAGACAGACGCTTTATATTTGggaaatgttttgataattaacCTATTTAATTCTAATCTTATATACAATGCATAAAGCAATAAACATTGCGTAAAACTTGACTTCGCACTATTTTAAGCGtacaacatgttttatgaataatcaTAACAGCACTGCTTAAGCAGCTACTTATGCATAACGCAGCTCCTTTCTATTAAAACAGAATGGTAATGGGTTGTTGACCACCACAGTTCCAAGAGGTAAATACGCCGTTAGGCGCATCTATACATccaatgttaaatatgttaagtCGATCTCACGATGGTCGATTCCTATTAACTGTCATAAACGCATGTCGGCTCTGTGGCCTACAACCTAAATACTGGTCTTGAAATTGATAgcaatataatttcaataattgatctgaaacaATAATTTGCACTAATTTAATTAACCAAAATGGTATCTGACCATCGTCGGATACCTACTATTAACCAATAATATTACTCCCCATTCATTTACAGGGTCAGTGATGGGTATCCGTTGATGgtataaaatattccttttcaGCACACCATCAAATGTTCATGTGCTAGTTATTGAAATCAGGTAACTTAcagttcttttaaataaatgtaaaataaaataacagtgtAAGGttcaaaaaaggtttaaatagAGTCAAGAGTTTATTGACCAAACATATaacgataaaaaatatatttaaaaatagagtCAAGGTACGATATAAACTACACAAGACAATACGACATTTCAGTGTGACAATAATTTAAGCAACATAAACATTACTTGTAAAGCTTCTTCTTATTCAAGGACTAACATAGATTATGTTggcaaacttttttttaaatttgttaaaattgaatgttataCTCCTTTTTTGAACACACACTTAACAGCAGATGGTGGATActtaattgaacataattttgtcAATCAAAATCCCTAAGATCTTTCAAATTTTACTAGCTTCATTAATACTCACGCTTCGGCAAAATAGAGAATTTTATGTcacaattttatatcattaacgAGTCGATGCCCTATTTCTGAAGCACACAAAAGCATCCAATTATACAGAGGAGATTTGTGTAAGATCCGTGAAAAAGGAAGAAGATATTTTTCGAAAAGCATACAATGATTTAGTATATGAAATGCCCCATAAAGACAAGGACATAAATAACTTCATTCTTGAACCGACAACAATAGGCTTACTTATTTCGATGCACAtgaaattgtataatataaatgaaGACATCAGGCAAATAATGAACCAATTTGAACACGTGACCATAATTAACGTCTTATCCCATTTAATGACAAACGTACGAGGATTTTATACAGCCGTCTAAGTCTTGAAGCCACATACTATATACatagaaataaattttatgagCAAATTACAAACTTTTTAGGTTAAAGAAATTGCTCAGAACTATTTTTGCAACTGCTTATATTCTTACACACGATAAAACTCCCACTGTCTACAGCTTGTCACGTGATACTTAAAGATGTAATAATGACAGTTATCGATTCATTTAGAAGGGGTTTcgatttctttaaatacattaacCTTTTGTTGAAATTGGAAATAACCCTGTAGGATTAATAGCACACTTACATACACTCGATTGagaactgaaatatatatgactTAAAAGTATGCGAAAACAAAGCGTAACAAAACTCAACAGccgataaaaatgaaatttaacgTATATTATACAAATTTGACATTATAGGTGTATCGGTGCGAAAGTAAGGCATTCTTGAAACGGATATTTCGCGCATATATAGCTTTAATACTGTTAAAAAGTAGACGTGCTTTACCGTAGTTCTAATCTGTTCGGGCGAAAATGCCTTTCAGACTGTCTTTAGTATCTGGAATCCTTACTTACAGAAAAATAAAGCTGTCGAGAAAACCGTTCAACCGTTACGAAAATATTGGCCCTGTGTAGAgacaacataatttaaacacacGTACacgtttaataaaataaatcctgATCTAACCAAGTAGCTTGTACacagaaaaaacaaatttagaACACTTGTTTGAGTAATATATCTCGAGGTAGCAACAGCACTTACTTTTCAAAGTATGATGGTTGCCGCTTTTCCTGAACGATGTATTAAAACTTTGATGAAGGTTTATTAGATCGCGATAAGACAAATTGTAATAAGATGCCTCATTCAAAAGCAACTAAATAAATAACGGTGATCATGAGCACATGACGATTCATTAGAAgcagtatttatatattgaccaagGTTAGGTAGAACGAAACCAGTCTAGGGCGAACTTGTATGGACGAagggaaaaacaaacacattaattgAATGAAGGGGCAGTATTTAGATTTCCAAGCGCAATCGCTCTGTCGTCATTGTTTGTACAAGATTCATTTATCGGCGAAGGCCGCGTCTGTAGGTATACTTTTTTAGACTGTAAGAAAAGTGAATACTTATgattaacacatttatttaaacctTAATCTTTGATATGAGGGAACCATATTTGATGTCCGTGAATAGTTAAACATTCGATATAAAACCTGTTTTGATAAAGAAATGTTAGCCAGACGGCTATTATATAATAGCGATAATTTACAAAAGTGTTCGCTGCCTTTTCAATTAGACCTGTCACTGGTCAGGACAAGTGACAGGTCTAATTGAAAAGGCAGCGAACACTTTTGTAACAAGGGGTAAATTCCATTTGTCAAGGGAAAGCACTGCGCTTGAAAATTCGCGTCATATTTACGCGCATACCTGTCTTTAAAAGTATGTTGTCTATTCTTGAAATAGCCGATTCATCCCAGGCGGCTATACACATTAATGACATAATGTAGCCGTTTGAGTGCGAGGGAACATGACTCTTAAAATTTTCTTGCAGATATTTACTGCGAAATTACCAATTTGCTACCATTCGGGTGCTGGgggtacatgttttatttaatagttaACGCCATCTCTGTTTATTTCAATCACTTATTACTTTTAttagaatatttaaatttatgtttactctcattcaaattatgataaaacTCGTCTATTCACACTTGAACCTATTTAGCCGCGCCTTCGACGTCTTGCATCATAATTCGTCTTGTTTCCAAATGTAAAACAGTTACAGACGTGTTTGCCGAATATCCAGGcattgttaaaagaaaatggAACACCGCCAAAATAAATTGGACCTCTTACATCCAGAAAGTTTTTGGCAAGCAAATCCCGGTCCATGACTAGTCAGCGATGGAGATTTAAGGACCGTTAACgatcaaaaataatttgaataaatctGCTGACAATCAATATAGTTTAAAGTCCGACTATAACAATAGTTATCATATATTTGCAGGGACAGGATAAGCTCgttatttgtttatacatgaAAAGGGATttatttacctccaactttgtttcggccatgtatagtgttcgtttgtaacgatatacaGGGGCGTAGCTCCTTTAGGCACGTGCCTACACATTTtactcaaaaatgaaaaaataaaaacttcaaaaatgcaataaaaattgaTGGGTTAAGGGGGTAAGGGTATATGTAAATAAGTCCATAttaaataacactatttaaaaaaatcgaagGTTTTCATAACTGGTTAGAAGTAGTGTGGTAACGAAACTTCCAAGCGACCAAGGAAGTCAGATCAAAGGTTTTTGAGCGcttgatttgaaattgtaacAACTTGACATGGCCGACCAGGACCCTCCATATCCGTATATTGGCGGTTCTGGCTTCTGTGCCATTGATGAGGAAACGAAGCGACGTCTTCTGACTGAAACCTGGTCGTCTTGTCTGTCCTACCTATTCCCATTTCGGTATGTGCCAACTGCAATTCTGTGTCatagtttttaaatgaatgcgTCTGACCTTGCGACGTGTGAACAGCGTATGACATTAAATAATTCAACAGActcataataaatatgtatcatCTGCttttattgcagaattttaatttaaatatgccTATGATCtaatttctttttgaaaaataaaatgtttgttttacttacaaaacaaatgtgttaaatTAATATGTACTAGTTTAACATTGATAATATCGGCTAATCGActgtggtgtagtggtataatGCTTGACTACCACACCAGCGACTTTCGTCTGTCTGtacgtccatccgtccgtccgaaACCATTTTTCTAGAATTATCTCAAAAAATTTTAacactgaaatattttgctttacaGGACATTTGGAGGCAAACAACGAAAAACCGAATGGTAAATGCCTATTGGAGAACAAATGGTTGcggtattctaagtcaaaggaTGCGATATATTGTGTGAACTGTTGCCTTTTTGGAGGTACTGATGACCGAGAGAAGACGTTTACATCTAGTATGACTGATTGGAAGAACTTGTCATCGTTGGTTAAACATCATGAAAATGAAACTTGTCATAATAATGCTTCCGCTCGAGCTGAAAGTTATCAAGGCATACAGTTTGGAAAAAAGTGAGTCTATTAACAAGAAACTGTCGGACTCCGCTAGGACAAAAGTGGAGAACAACAGGCTTGTCTTGCAtagaacaattgaaataatagtTCCCCGTGCAAAGCAAAACATACCACTACGAGGGCATACAGAGGAAACTAGTAATTTCTACGCAATACTTTCTGCATTTGCACAAAATGATGAACTTCTGTCGGAGCACATAGCTAGCGCACAATATAATGCCAAGTTCACTTCCCCTGACATCCAAAACGAACTTATTGACATTTGCGCTGAACAAGTCAAGGAAAGGATTCTTAGCGACTGTCCATACTTTGCAATAATTGTCGATGAAGCTACCGATAAATCAACTAAAGAACAGTTGTCGCTCTGTGTCAGATTTGTTGACAATAAGGGTACAGTAAGGGAGGAATTTTTGGGCTTCCTTCAGTGTGCCTCTGTCAAAGGAATTGAACTTTGTGCCAATAGTTTGTCATTTTTCCAGGAAGCCGACCTTGACGTCTTAAAAGTTCGAGCGCAGTGTTACGATGGGGCATCAAACATGTCGGGGAAATATCGAGGAGTTCAGGCTCTTGTTCGTGAAAGATCACCGCATGCTAACTACGTACACTGCAAAGCACATTGCCTGAATCTCGCATTGGTTCACAGCTCCAATATTCCTAATGTTCGAACAATGAAGTCAACTGTCCAGGACATAAGTTTTCTGTTAGGTTACTCTGCGAAACGGCTAGCAGCTTTTGTGGACGAGTTGCCACTAACGAGGAAACAGAGCAGCGAACGAAACTGCGTACTTTGTGCGAAACAAGGTGGTGGAGTCGCGCCGATACCCTGGCGACTTTCAAGAACGCATTTCCCGTAGTAGGTCATACGCTTGAAACACTAAATGACGACGGAGAGAACAAAGCAGGGCAGTATCTGGCAGGGATACTTTGCTTTGAATTCATTATAGCATTGATAGTGGCTGAACATGTGCTTAGTTCCACGGTTGCATTAACAAACCTATTGCAATTGGTCAGGCTAAGGTCGTCATTCGGCTAATTAACAATGAACGAAACGACCCAGAAGTGTTGGGCGCTCTCtttgaaaatacaaatgttgCCGCTGAATTTGATATAATCCCGTCGAGACCAAGAAGGGCTGGTAGGCAAAATCACCGCGCTAACCCGGATGTAGATACAGTTTAGGACTATTAGAGAATAACACTGTTTAATGTATTCCTTGACCATTTGATACAGGAAATGGAGACCCACATTTTAGGCAATGAAGACCGCTTCGCGGCACAGTATCGTCTGCCAAACCGATTGCCAGGTCTACAAGATGAAATGCGTCCGTCCATATATGCCGCATATGCTCCAGATCTCCAGCATTCGTTTGAAGCTTTCGGTAACGAAGGTGGAGAGTTCGGTGGAATATCGCGGAAAGTAGACCACCTCGGCTCCAAGATACGCTCCGACAGACGAGCAAAGATTTGTACCCGTGTGTTTATGGCATTCTCGGAGTATTGTTGACAATGCCACCGACATCAGCATCATGCGAACGATCGTTTAGTGCTATGGAGCGAATCAAGAACTATTTGCGGTCGACCATGAGCACAGACAAAATGTCATCGTTGGCATTACTGCATATTCACAAGGACATGGACGTCGacattaataatgttatatatacattcGCTTCAAGGAAGTGCAGGAAGCTTAACTTTTTCTGAAGCTAGTGAAGCGGCCTTTGCTAAAGAATGTGTTTGATTTGTACGATTTCTACCTAGTTCCGGTTTCTTAGATTACTTTTATTGACATGGTCGGTTATATATTCATGtcataaatatattctaaatacaGTACGGAGAGTTCTTCAATTACCgttaattcattttttgttgaagATTTGAACTGCTTTAGAACAAGTATGGAATATACTTTTCAGCTTGacaaaaactgcaaaattataaaatttatttttccttcAAAAAATGACCCAAAATACCAAAATACAGCTGAGGCGATATaggatttcaaaaatgttcgggggggggggcatgcccgCAAACCCCCCTAGAACAAGGGAGCCTACACATTCATTTTTgccaagctacgcccctgatatacgtcatttaatgtgaatgaatgacatttttttaatttccatcctggtttgtcaattactcgGAACAAATAAActcaactcatacttttaagagagtactcataaagggatttattgtttaattttaagaacAGGATGCGGCTAACTCTTTTTTCGTTAGACTGATGTTGAAGATCCGTGTCATATGACATAGGTTAATGGTAAAGTATGTGTCTggtttacataaataacattttaagccCAGAAACATGGGATACTTGGtcaatgtatattaaaaaaatacaaatcaaagcaaacaaaaaatcagaaacgtgatgaatatataattagaAAGTAAAGAAACATACTTAATTAAGATCACACTAGTGTCTGTTTGTAAGAATACGAAAAAGTTATATGCACAATAACAACTTAAACATGACAATAAACGATAAACAGATAAGCAgcattattaacaaaaaagaaCATCGTAAGCATTCTATGACTAATTAACGAAATCATTAATGTAAAATCAATTACTTTAatcgaaaaaatatattacatacatcaaattactggataaatcaatttcaataaataaaagctATACACTTATCGATTGTTACGAAAGGTCAATCAAATGAAAGCATTGTatcacaataaaatacaataatacaatacaaacatctttattacactcaggtcatacatacatgacaacaGGGGGACACATAAGATTGGTGAACAGTGTCAATAAGGgcttaataatactaatacGATGAAGGATGGCCTTGTCTCGAGTGGcggaaataaaattgttgtgtATATGTTAACCATGGTGTAAAACAGGGTGatagtaattttaaatatctttacagaATAAAAGGGATAAACAATGTAGTGTCAGAATTCAAAGACTGTGCCTTGTACACGCATAACGTATGTTACAAACGGTATGATGCGACTCAATATAATTGCTTTAACCAAACAAAAGGGAGGAATTACACTGGTTGACTGACGATGCATATTAAGTGTTTCACAAACAAAGTTATTCTTGTCATTAGTTAAACATTTGTGCAAGTTAACGGTTCcttgtatttaattgtatttggcCTATTGATATAATAGGCTGGAAGGTAttttcttctttcatttgaaaaGGATGGGCAAACTACTAAGTAGTGGTATTCATCGCCAAGGTCTGACCTACAAATATGATTGTAGATctttatcattttacattttatgatcATTTCTAACGGGTATCGTCCAGTTTCACCATACAGCATCTAAGCAGGCGTGCTCATTTTAgttttttgctatttttctgaaaaagtttTAGGTTTTTGAAATTATACCGAGTCGGCGTATTAGTGCAAAAGCAACTACCATTTTTATCACGAATACCcaattaacaatgaaaatgacGCAGATATTACTAGTATACTAAAACAGTTACGACAAGCATGCGAGTTCTACACTGAAATTGCACTAATGATAAAAGCATACAATTGACATGCTAAATAAGAAGTCTAACAATGCCGTTAAAATCTGTTCACATTCAAACGAAATCACAATGTGACAATGCAACCAAACCTTTGCCAATATCAATCCATCTACATATATTCCATCTTATATAGTTGTTGACGCTTAGATGTGATAGATTCTGGTATTTACCATATCATTTCAGAGTTTGAATGTGAATGCATTTTCACAAGATGCCACCTGTCATTACAAAAGTTACAATATTTCCACGTGCTTAAATAAAGTGATAGAAAGGCGTATTATTCATAGGCATagagttataataataataataataataataataataataatactaataatactaataataataataataaataataataatcgcTTCACACTTCTTAAACTGAGTATCTTAATTATGATGCGTCGTATTTGGATGTCATCACTATTATGTGCCTTGTGTTTGGGCATTCATACTAATTTATGTGTCAAAAAGGCAAAACAACACTTGTTTTACTTATATTGTAAATAGCGCATCAgcattgtttgtatttgaaGCAACGGCTTATTATGCAAAATAGATTACATTTTAAACGTTATAAGATGCGCAGGGTAGGCCTGTGTGTCATTAAAGATCACAAACATTGCCGGTGATGAAGTATTATTCGTCACCGAGTCGTACAGAATGTGCGGTGTTGATGGGTTTTTCGGAGGAGGCACGCGCATGGACGAGTTCCCTACTGTGTAATCTCCGGTAAGTACACGGCACCGATACATTTTCTTGTTGCCTGAACCGTCTGGTGGTGAATATGTGCTCTGAGCCGAGTAGCTTGCCTGGGTGGCAAAATACACACCTTGTCCAACTGCCGTCGCTGAAGACAAAGACAAGGTATTTTCATGTATGttaacatgaattaaaacattaaagatttGTTATTTGCATTTCATCAAGAAGAAacgatattttaaacataattacatcATATCAAAAGCAGACACGCTATAATACGACGAAATCACGTTTTCATTTTGCGCAATCGGAAGGTTTGAGCAAATGTTTACGAATGATGGACAGGTATACAAATGGACAATGGTCCCAATAATTTGTTGGCGAAACGCCGACAATGTCAATTCCGCGgaaaaatatcaatctttaAACAGTAAAATGTTGTTAACTTCAATATCATAGTATTTTTATGAATACCTAACTTATATCGTTGTCTTTTCTATGGTCAGGCGACAGACCAGCTTCtcataatgaacatttgtgccaagttattttaaaattcccCAAAACTCATGAGCAAGTCAAAACCAAGCCGCGCCAAAAATCAAGAAATTTCGACAAATGACCCTTCAGTGTGACTTAGACATTTGACCTAATCATGAGGGTTTTGCACATGACACACCATCTTCTCGTGTTTATATGTGTGCAAAGAATACAAGAAATATCCCAATGCACGACCAAGTCAGAGCCCGAACAAGcaaataacaacacattttaacgAATGACCCTTTAGTGAGCTTGATCTTGGAACTACTGACAATGGTATTTTATGCGATACAACGGCTGAACTTTTGagcaaatttatttaaaaaaatcctctCATACATGTCCAAGTAATTTACTACCCAGACAAGCCAAAATACAAGGAATTTTGACCAATTACTATTTGTGCGACCTACTGGTATCTTGTAGAAAACACGCCGACTTCTTATGGTGAACATTTTTCAAAGTTAATGTAAACACTCATAATGTATGGCagagttacagcctggacaagaATTGCCGCCCGCCCAACAATATGTCCCCATATACTACCCTAGGGTTTACCTAACCTTATTACTGAATAACCATTAGGTTCCACTATCAATAACAGAAAATTGTACCATATGGGTTTTTTATATTGTCTTAATTGTGAATAACTTTCATATCGTAACGGTAACGGCctaaccgttcaataactaaTGTTATCAATGACAACGCTATTCACTAAGACACTCGCTAGGTATAAAACCTTGTTTTGACAACATGAAACAAAACAGTAACTTCACCCCATTCCCTCGTAATTGAAATTGTGCATTTGCGCAAAACACTCGTGTATACTTTCTATATCTTGGGTTTTGTGAGAAATAAccattattattaagtttatttttctaAGAAACCGGATGGCATATACATGTTGTCCCAAACTATGTTGTTTTCGTTGaagaatattaaaatttaaaaagctCTAAGACAGTGATAAACTAGGGCCTTCCACAATACAAAAATGGGTGGGGAAGgccaaaattaaaaatgtttcaaaaggaGTTGAGCATTTTCCATTTCGgcatcttaaaatatttattatcctTCACTTTCAAAGTTATATGCAAAAAGGAAAAGGCCTTTTGAggcaaaattaataaaaatctttCGAAATATTCGCAAAGCTCTTTTAAACAAATGAGCTTGTCTGAAAGAATGTTAGTACTTTTTTAGCGGAAAAATTAAccttaaaatgcataaaatgtgttaaatattttgtgtgtttgtCCCTCAACCCGAATATTGTATCATGGCGATTTCTTAATAGTGCATACCATTTTTGCCGCAGTAACTTCTGTTGAATCCGTGCGCGCTGATGCTAGGCACAGCGTAATCGGCGGTCCCATGCCATAGCATGCGTTCATTCTTTGTACCCTTGTTAGCAGTCtccatttgttttttctttgcttcgTATTGAGTGTACAGTGTGGGGTTCTGAATCCGCTCGATctgatattttaacaataaatgtcaACAAACACGCTTAATGATAATCGTTTGAAATCCATTTATAAGAACTATACACCAGTTATTTACGCAAACACAGAAACCTTCCATAATTGTCACGTTCAAGTTGTTATGTAAACCAAGTTTAACCCGAatgattataatgttataaGACAAATAATTCAGTTGTGTATGCCTTTCATTGCCTAAGTAACGAAGACAACTAATGCGAATGCTATACCCTgcactgttttctatatatagTTAGTTGCAAATACGAAAATAGAACTTACCGAAACTATTTTTGGCTGACGCCCAAGAGTTTTTGTTAGGTCGTTAAGCGCCTCTTGGTATTCCTGGTCTGAATGTGACAATGGAATACTCTTGACCTGTTCGCTAGATTTCATTGGAGCCCAGTTGGTTGGAATTTGAATATTGGTTTctgtgaaaatatattgttttattattaataattggTTTATGGT
The Mya arenaria isolate MELC-2E11 chromosome 12, ASM2691426v1 DNA segment above includes these coding regions:
- the LOC128210834 gene encoding zinc finger MYM-type protein 1-like, coding for MLPLELKVIKAYSLEKSESINKKLSDSARTKVENNRLVLHRTIEIIVPRAKQNIPLRGHTEETSNFYAILSAFAQNDELLSEHIASAQYNAKFTSPDIQNELIDICAEQVKERILSDCPYFAIIVDEATDKSTKEQLSLCVRFVDNKGTVREEFLGFLQCASVKGIELCANSLSFFQEADLDVLKVRAQCYDGASNMSGKYRGVQALVRERSPHANYVHCKAHCLNLALVHSSNIPNVRTMKSTVQDISFLLGYSAKRLAAFVDELPLTRKQSSERNCEMETHILGNEDRFAAQYRLPNRLPGLQDEMRPSIYAAYAPDLQHSFEAFGNEGGEFGGISRKVDHLGSKIRSDRRAKICTRVFMAFSEYC